The following coding sequences lie in one Leptospira inadai serovar Lyme str. 10 genomic window:
- a CDS encoding ChaN family lipoprotein produces MLSRKILLIFIIPLGLASQPDNPVSENIFDSKSQALVSWANVENKVREADVIIIGEEHDDGAGHEWQLSAFKKLSESFAITLSLEMLERDQQIIVDEYLKEGLTEKGYLNHTKFWPNYLKDYHPLVEVAKIRDIRVLASNAPRRYVNLVSQKGIRSLMKIRSPFLPPRYLVRLHRQVEYEAKLKKAMGGHHSEGSASNVQNFLDAQYLWDASMADAIAEEFYTTGRRVVHINGRFHSDQGMGVTYRLRQMGLKVLVFSVFPLEEGRKLGTEEFELADFLVVTARKSLP; encoded by the coding sequence ATGTTATCTCGAAAAATTCTTCTCATTTTCATTATACCGCTCGGACTAGCTTCCCAACCCGACAACCCGGTCTCGGAGAATATATTCGATTCTAAATCTCAGGCCCTTGTCTCCTGGGCTAATGTCGAAAATAAGGTTCGTGAAGCCGACGTGATCATCATCGGAGAAGAGCATGATGACGGAGCCGGTCATGAATGGCAGCTTAGTGCCTTCAAAAAATTATCCGAGAGTTTCGCGATCACGTTGTCGCTAGAAATGTTGGAAAGAGACCAGCAGATCATCGTAGATGAATATCTAAAGGAGGGTTTAACCGAAAAAGGGTACTTGAATCATACGAAATTTTGGCCTAATTATTTGAAAGATTATCACCCGCTCGTCGAAGTCGCAAAAATTCGCGATATTCGGGTTTTGGCTTCGAATGCTCCTCGACGCTATGTGAATCTGGTCTCTCAAAAAGGGATTCGGTCTCTAATGAAAATCCGCTCTCCTTTTCTACCCCCCCGCTATCTAGTTCGTTTGCATCGACAAGTCGAATATGAAGCTAAATTAAAGAAAGCGATGGGGGGACATCACTCGGAAGGCTCGGCATCGAACGTACAAAACTTCCTAGACGCTCAATACCTTTGGGATGCTAGTATGGCAGATGCCATTGCGGAGGAGTTTTATACGACCGGCAGAAGGGTCGTCCATATCAACGGTCGTTTTCATAGCGACCAAGGAATGGGTGTTACGTATCGTTTAAGACAGATGGGTCTAAAAGTCCTTGTATTTAGCGTTTTTCCTTTGGAAGAGGGGCGAAAATTGGGTACGGAGGAATTCGAGCTTGCGGACTTTTTGGTCGTAACGGCCAGAAAGTCTCTTCCGTAG
- a CDS encoding alpha/beta hydrolase encodes MSDTEMIQDVLLVLSYPYLLNNCAITGISPQGPVAQITGGYGARGTHQVAVAPLQNPIADRRVCVYYPADQSSPAPVLFLFHGFSSPSAEPYYPLIDFYVSKGYVVVFPIYFSDTRPPTQNYDIMWAGLKFAVDTFPSKIDTRKVGFMGHSYGGGATPYMAHKGLFEKSWGSLGSFMYLAAPWYSFSTTNANLADFTNATKMIVQVYEEDQTNDHRMGIDIFTNVTSIASTERSYQIIHTDSYGGYTLKSDHYVPIKDTILGIGALNGYDFYGVWRQLDALTDYAFNGTAAGANTALGSGSGNFSMGTYPDGSAVKRMDFTRSPVPLQAESYYSQQWSNPQNPR; translated from the coding sequence ATGAGCGATACGGAAATGATCCAGGACGTTCTTTTAGTCTTGTCGTACCCTTATCTCTTGAACAATTGCGCGATTACGGGAATTTCTCCTCAAGGTCCGGTCGCGCAAATTACCGGCGGGTATGGAGCTCGCGGAACTCATCAAGTTGCGGTCGCTCCTCTTCAAAATCCCATCGCCGATCGCCGCGTGTGCGTTTATTATCCGGCAGATCAATCTAGTCCGGCTCCCGTGCTATTTCTGTTTCACGGCTTTAGCTCTCCTTCCGCGGAACCCTATTACCCGTTGATTGATTTTTACGTTTCGAAGGGGTACGTCGTGGTGTTTCCCATTTACTTTTCGGATACAAGACCTCCAACACAAAATTATGATATAATGTGGGCGGGGCTTAAATTTGCGGTCGATACGTTTCCGAGTAAGATCGACACTAGGAAAGTCGGGTTCATGGGGCATTCCTACGGCGGAGGCGCCACTCCCTATATGGCTCATAAAGGTTTGTTCGAAAAGTCCTGGGGTTCTCTCGGTTCTTTCATGTATCTCGCCGCCCCATGGTATTCCTTCAGTACGACGAACGCGAATCTGGCCGATTTTACCAATGCAACTAAGATGATCGTTCAGGTTTATGAAGAGGATCAGACGAACGATCATCGGATGGGAATCGATATCTTTACTAATGTGACTTCCATCGCATCCACCGAACGATCCTATCAGATTATCCATACGGATTCGTACGGCGGTTATACGTTGAAATCGGATCATTACGTTCCGATCAAAGATACGATTCTTGGAATCGGCGCCTTAAACGGTTACGATTTTTACGGAGTCTGGAGGCAGCTCGATGCGTTGACGGATTATGCATTTAATGGAACGGCTGCCGGAGCCAATACCGCATTAGGTTCGGGAAGCGGGAACTTCTCCATGGGAACCTACCCCGACGGATCCGCAGTGAAACGGATGGATTTTACCCGCAGTCCCGTCCCTTTGCAGGCGGAGAGTTACTACTCCCAGCAATGGAGCAATCCGCAGAATCCTAGATAA
- a CDS encoding thiolase family protein produces MKLEKKLAICTPRRTPFAQIAKALGPYPGHHLGRIVAEDIIAKSGLKKEQFDGIVVGEGFSNAPNSARVIANLIGLRDEVPSITVSNNCVSGIEALSEAARRIILGEGQVYLVIGEESQTSMPFVVKNARLNKKAGSLDKLKKLLPDNLPEGVELRDTLEDGLGDGETSYGMQVTAEILAQNYNLSRELTDKLAFESFKRALEASKAGRYAPYIIPVKDEDGTELAIDEAVGLREGLVENPSRMGRAMLLFDNPQMKFDEFKTKYAKDLTASHGPTVSIFNASPRSDGAAGVILTTVEKAKELGLKIEAVLSGWRMKGVNPNLMGVGQAYSTEGLLQDVGLKIQDIDYVEIHEAFAATAVAALEQLKLDTGWDWEKSFDDKKINPNGGSIAIGHPFGATGIRLVANAIMDLKEDAKAKRVVITACAHGGIAGSMLIERYEG; encoded by the coding sequence ATGAAACTCGAGAAAAAATTGGCGATATGCACGCCACGTAGAACTCCCTTCGCTCAAATTGCGAAAGCCCTGGGACCGTATCCCGGACATCATCTAGGTCGCATCGTGGCCGAAGATATCATCGCAAAAAGCGGGCTAAAGAAAGAGCAGTTTGACGGAATCGTCGTTGGAGAAGGATTCTCCAACGCGCCGAACTCCGCTCGCGTCATCGCGAACCTAATCGGTTTACGCGACGAAGTTCCTTCGATCACCGTTTCGAACAATTGCGTTTCCGGGATCGAAGCCCTTTCCGAAGCCGCTCGCCGAATTATTCTAGGCGAAGGTCAGGTTTATTTGGTGATCGGAGAGGAATCTCAAACGTCCATGCCGTTTGTCGTAAAGAATGCCCGTTTGAATAAAAAAGCGGGATCGTTGGACAAACTGAAGAAACTTTTGCCCGACAATCTTCCGGAAGGAGTGGAGCTAAGAGACACTCTTGAAGACGGATTGGGCGACGGCGAGACTTCTTACGGTATGCAGGTCACTGCCGAGATCCTTGCACAAAATTACAATCTATCCAGAGAACTCACGGATAAACTCGCATTCGAATCATTTAAACGTGCATTAGAAGCTTCTAAAGCCGGAAGATACGCTCCTTATATAATTCCGGTTAAAGACGAAGACGGCACCGAACTCGCCATCGACGAGGCAGTCGGTCTTCGCGAAGGTCTCGTGGAAAATCCTAGCCGCATGGGTCGTGCAATGCTTCTCTTCGACAATCCTCAGATGAAGTTCGATGAGTTTAAGACGAAATACGCCAAGGATCTAACCGCGTCTCATGGACCGACCGTTTCCATTTTCAACGCGAGCCCTCGTTCCGACGGCGCCGCCGGAGTGATATTGACCACCGTTGAAAAAGCGAAGGAACTCGGACTTAAGATCGAAGCGGTTCTTTCCGGCTGGAGAATGAAGGGAGTCAACCCGAATCTCATGGGTGTCGGTCAGGCATATTCGACCGAAGGCTTGCTCCAGGACGTAGGTTTAAAAATCCAAGATATAGATTACGTGGAAATTCACGAGGCGTTTGCCGCGACTGCAGTGGCCGCTTTGGAACAACTCAAACTCGATACCGGTTGGGATTGGGAAAAAAGTTTCGACGATAAGAAGATCAATCCTAACGGAGGATCGATTGCGATCGGACACCCGTTCGGAGCGACCGGAATCCGTCTCGTAGCGAATGCGATCATGGATCTGAAAGAAGATGCAAAAGCCAAGCGCGTTGTCATAACTGCCTGCGCTCACGGTGGAATCGCAGGTTCTATGCTGATCGAAAGATACGAAGGTTAA
- a CDS encoding thioesterase family protein, producing MSASELHTLRTRFSDLDTQRHTTSRTYEDACLGDRYRILEEAGYDWKRMLEDSVRMNTIASDIRFLAQQMENTDLGIRTEVRLGETGVVLFTQEVLGPNGKPAAEIRTLVRIEKNGQPLQILAAEESAEALIASFESILPFSGRCERAATDRDLFYCERNPFGEYNPSQYWRLLEEGRWHFTADSGLSLEDLVAMDTTLFYMGGKIRYNRPLVPGRKARVRTWIRNFEKIWSRMRQEITDSVTGEILAESLDDLLVVSVSKSRPKKPPEQLVTGFSRVTEFPEGGVTDVDK from the coding sequence ATGTCTGCATCCGAATTACATACGCTCAGGACCAGGTTTTCGGACCTGGATACTCAAAGGCATACGACTAGTCGGACCTACGAAGACGCCTGTCTCGGGGACCGATATCGGATTCTGGAAGAGGCTGGATACGATTGGAAACGCATGCTCGAAGACTCGGTTCGAATGAATACGATCGCTTCGGATATACGATTTCTTGCCCAGCAAATGGAAAATACGGACTTGGGAATTCGGACGGAGGTTCGGCTCGGGGAAACCGGGGTAGTACTGTTTACTCAGGAAGTGCTCGGACCCAACGGAAAGCCAGCCGCAGAAATTCGAACCTTGGTCCGAATTGAAAAAAACGGGCAGCCTCTGCAAATTCTGGCCGCTGAAGAAAGCGCCGAGGCCTTAATCGCTTCGTTTGAATCCATTCTTCCTTTTTCAGGCCGTTGCGAACGAGCCGCAACCGATCGGGATTTGTTTTATTGCGAACGAAATCCCTTCGGTGAGTACAACCCCTCTCAATATTGGCGTCTTTTGGAAGAGGGAAGATGGCATTTTACTGCGGATTCCGGTCTTTCCTTGGAAGACCTGGTGGCGATGGACACGACGTTATTTTATATGGGCGGAAAAATCCGCTATAACCGACCTTTAGTTCCGGGAAGAAAAGCTAGAGTTCGCACTTGGATTCGGAACTTTGAAAAAATCTGGAGTAGAATGCGCCAGGAAATCACCGATTCCGTAACCGGAGAAATCTTAGCCGAGTCTTTGGATGATTTGCTTGTCGTTTCCGTAAGTAAATCCAGACCCAAGAAGCCTCCCGAACAATTGGTGACCGGATTCTCTCGGGTGACCGAATTCCCGGAAGGCGGAGTAACGGACGTTGATAAATGA
- a CDS encoding TetR/AcrR family transcriptional regulator yields MTAQRKKRDSGASVRERILDTATELFYKQGFSNTGMRQIIQESGSVAASLYDHFPSKKELGIAYLARQEEKTLADLGSLMDRYPEVQEFLRAWVILKERQIRHAEFHGDPFAGFANQVMDSDPEYTEFLKGIADKWIRMIREYLSRAVASGQLARSMDIHYIARRVLMAYHGSITLWRMTKDLRYIREMEDSLREIFEEYTIR; encoded by the coding sequence ATGACAGCGCAGAGAAAGAAGCGAGACTCCGGGGCGAGCGTCCGGGAACGGATCCTGGACACTGCCACCGAACTTTTTTATAAACAGGGATTCTCCAATACCGGGATGAGACAAATTATCCAGGAATCGGGATCTGTTGCGGCTAGTTTGTACGACCATTTCCCCTCTAAAAAAGAGCTCGGAATCGCTTATCTTGCCCGACAAGAAGAAAAGACTTTGGCCGACCTGGGCTCCTTAATGGACCGATACCCGGAAGTGCAGGAGTTCCTCAGGGCCTGGGTCATTCTTAAAGAGAGACAGATCCGGCACGCGGAATTTCACGGGGACCCGTTTGCAGGGTTTGCGAATCAGGTCATGGATTCCGATCCGGAGTATACGGAGTTCCTAAAGGGAATCGCCGATAAATGGATCCGAATGATCCGGGAATATTTGAGCCGAGCCGTTGCTTCCGGTCAACTTGCCAGAAGCATGGATATTCATTACATCGCAAGACGAGTATTAATGGCGTATCACGGTTCCATAACTCTATGGAGAATGACGAAAGACCTGAGATATATTCGTGAAATGGAAGATTCGCTGCGGGAAATCTTCGAAGAATACACGATTCGATAA
- a CDS encoding esterase/lipase family protein — MKKDHLTYFPENRSVRPVIIQHLAESYYNFYYLVSNIIGIFVTLPDHTEGDKRPVVLVTGFLGRNITWKAMRDRLVSLGHPVYAVPLGFQTGDIRKKSKLLENFILEKGIKDCYIVGHSMGGLIAAGLSYKGRDRVRKIFTMGSPLHGTYMAYTAPIFPCTWQMVPGSKLVREVVETYSTFHNVQAIFTRGDSIVRPWQSARLGHFDDVEIPEYGHLNLYLGPLGIECLSSLITAEEKKDPLPIKHKSVKQASESVVLASPKKAKSKKTSQAAKKNSSSKKAGAAKKKTAGKKSAKPKKKR; from the coding sequence ATGAAGAAAGACCATTTAACTTATTTTCCCGAAAACCGTTCCGTTCGTCCCGTCATTATCCAACATCTCGCCGAATCCTATTATAATTTTTATTATTTAGTCAGCAATATCATAGGAATCTTTGTGACCTTGCCGGATCATACGGAAGGGGATAAACGTCCCGTCGTGCTGGTTACCGGTTTTTTAGGAAGGAACATTACCTGGAAGGCCATGCGAGATCGCTTGGTATCTCTGGGACATCCCGTTTATGCGGTTCCGCTCGGTTTTCAAACCGGAGATATTCGGAAGAAAAGTAAATTATTGGAAAATTTCATTTTAGAGAAGGGAATCAAGGATTGCTATATAGTCGGACATTCGATGGGCGGCCTGATCGCAGCCGGATTGAGTTATAAAGGAAGGGATAGGGTCCGTAAAATTTTTACGATGGGTTCTCCTTTGCATGGAACATATATGGCGTATACGGCGCCGATCTTTCCTTGCACCTGGCAAATGGTACCCGGATCGAAGTTGGTGCGCGAAGTGGTGGAGACATACTCCACTTTTCATAATGTCCAAGCGATTTTTACTCGAGGCGATTCTATCGTTCGTCCTTGGCAAAGCGCTCGGCTCGGTCATTTCGACGACGTGGAGATTCCCGAGTACGGCCACTTGAATTTATATCTGGGGCCTTTGGGAATCGAATGCCTGAGTTCTTTGATCACGGCGGAAGAGAAGAAAGATCCGCTTCCGATCAAACATAAATCCGTTAAGCAGGCTTCGGAAAGCGTAGTCCTTGCGAGTCCTAAAAAAGCTAAATCCAAAAAGACTTCTCAAGCCGCTAAGAAGAATTCCTCATCGAAAAAGGCGGGCGCCGCCAAAAAGAAAACTGCGGGAAAAAAATCGGCGAAGCCGAAAAAGAAGAGATAA
- the msrB gene encoding peptide-methionine (R)-S-oxide reductase MsrB: MSYEVQKSEEEWKKVLTSDQFRILREKGTERAFTGEYYYNKEKGKYLCAACGAELFNSDTKYESGSGWPSFYKPATEKGVASETDTSHGMTRVEVHCARCGGHLGHVFPDGPAPTGLRYCINSASLKFKKD, translated from the coding sequence ATGAGCTACGAAGTGCAGAAATCCGAAGAAGAATGGAAAAAAGTCCTCACTTCCGACCAGTTCCGGATATTACGGGAAAAAGGAACCGAAAGGGCGTTTACCGGAGAATATTATTATAATAAGGAAAAAGGAAAGTATCTCTGCGCAGCCTGCGGAGCGGAACTTTTCAATTCGGATACGAAATACGAATCCGGTAGCGGATGGCCTTCTTTTTACAAACCTGCTACGGAAAAAGGGGTGGCATCGGAAACCGACACTAGCCATGGAATGACTCGGGTCGAAGTCCATTGCGCGCGTTGCGGAGGACATTTAGGTCATGTCTTTCCGGACGGGCCGGCTCCCACAGGGTTACGGTATTGTATCAATTCCGCGTCTTTAAAGTTTAAAAAAGATTAG
- a CDS encoding acyl-CoA dehydrogenase family protein, with the protein MIQGNYFQDNEDLLLHFDTLIDWEEAVHAYEGNFGDAAKFKETGDERYAYAPSSVEEAKEYYRSILESLGEMMGDFVAPRSKEMDQTGLKYENGKVTFPKAQEECYKTLKDSGLMPISISRKYGGLGLPVTVQSMMCEIAARADAAFCLAYGNINIVEIMERFASEEMCKEWLPKIAAGEFSAAMALTEPNYGSDLPNVQTKAVQASDGTWKITGAKRFITHACGYIDSPSVILTLARTGSPESGARGLSFFLVQGKDVHIAGVEHKMGLHCSPTCEVVFDNSPGLLIGKTGYGLVKYSMGMMNAARLTIATQSLGIATAAYFEANKYASERIQFGKPIRQIPAVKKMLDRMEREILATRCLISETGRAIELYHWRKERMIKEEGKSERDVSQDETIRRWEKLADLFTPMSKYYASEGCVSIASDALQIHGGSGYTEDYDVARIYRDSRITTIYEGTTQLQVVAAIGGVVSGMSPTGNFRQYIESELASFKPSEDLKKLWEYVETTVQKFKAITDSQVKDTLAFETVETAARLVCGLLLEKSLLKSSGDSRKKREEASIAYNIDSLAIAEGNLFKLERASRQAVAV; encoded by the coding sequence ATGATTCAAGGAAACTATTTCCAAGATAATGAAGATCTATTATTGCATTTTGATACTCTTATTGATTGGGAAGAGGCGGTGCACGCCTATGAAGGGAATTTCGGTGATGCGGCCAAGTTCAAGGAGACCGGCGACGAACGTTACGCGTATGCGCCGTCCAGCGTAGAGGAAGCTAAGGAATATTATCGTTCCATCCTCGAATCGTTAGGTGAAATGATGGGAGATTTCGTAGCTCCTCGTAGCAAGGAAATGGACCAGACCGGATTAAAATACGAAAACGGCAAAGTGACGTTCCCCAAGGCCCAAGAAGAATGTTACAAAACGCTAAAGGATTCCGGATTGATGCCGATTTCGATCAGCCGCAAATATGGCGGGCTCGGTTTGCCGGTAACCGTTCAATCCATGATGTGCGAAATCGCTGCGAGAGCCGATGCGGCATTTTGCTTGGCATATGGGAACATAAACATCGTAGAAATTATGGAGCGATTCGCTTCGGAAGAGATGTGCAAGGAATGGCTTCCCAAAATCGCAGCGGGAGAGTTCAGTGCGGCGATGGCGTTGACCGAACCCAACTACGGATCCGATCTTCCGAACGTTCAGACAAAAGCCGTCCAGGCTTCCGATGGGACCTGGAAAATCACCGGAGCAAAACGATTCATCACTCACGCCTGCGGCTATATAGACTCGCCTTCCGTGATCTTGACGTTAGCGAGAACAGGATCTCCGGAAAGCGGAGCGCGAGGATTGTCCTTCTTTTTAGTTCAGGGCAAGGACGTTCATATCGCTGGAGTCGAACACAAGATGGGACTACATTGTTCTCCCACCTGCGAAGTGGTATTCGACAATTCTCCAGGCCTGCTGATCGGAAAAACCGGTTACGGTCTCGTGAAATATTCCATGGGAATGATGAATGCCGCTCGCTTAACGATCGCAACTCAATCCCTTGGAATCGCAACTGCCGCGTATTTCGAAGCGAATAAATACGCGTCGGAACGAATCCAATTCGGAAAACCTATACGCCAAATTCCGGCGGTGAAAAAAATGTTGGATCGGATGGAACGGGAAATCTTAGCCACTCGTTGCTTAATATCCGAAACGGGTAGAGCCATCGAACTTTATCATTGGCGGAAGGAACGCATGATTAAGGAAGAAGGAAAAAGCGAGCGCGACGTGAGTCAGGACGAGACCATTCGTCGCTGGGAAAAACTCGCCGACTTATTCACTCCTATGAGCAAATATTATGCTTCCGAAGGTTGCGTTTCCATAGCTTCGGACGCATTACAAATTCATGGTGGAAGCGGATACACCGAAGATTACGACGTGGCAAGGATCTATCGAGATAGTCGCATTACGACCATCTACGAGGGGACTACCCAGTTGCAGGTCGTAGCCGCAATCGGAGGGGTCGTTTCGGGAATGTCTCCTACAGGGAATTTCCGTCAGTATATCGAATCCGAGCTGGCCAGTTTTAAACCGTCCGAGGATTTGAAAAAACTCTGGGAATACGTGGAAACCACGGTTCAGAAATTCAAGGCGATCACGGACAGCCAGGTAAAGGATACGTTAGCCTTCGAAACCGTGGAGACCGCCGCTCGACTTGTATGCGGACTCCTTTTGGAAAAATCTCTCCTAAAATCAAGCGGAGATTCCAGGAAAAAAAGGGAAGAAGCATCCATAGCTTATAATATAGATTCCTTAGCAATCGCCGAAGGAAATCTATTCAAGTTAGAGAGAGCTTCTCGCCAAGCAGTAGCCGTTTAA
- a CDS encoding TolC family protein, whose translation MISYRILDKKVLFFLPICIWFGLHFFVSCASTTSLTSTEVKLKDGVIEDNLKQVTGVTTQDVERASSRYAVSLDDLYILAVERTERIALKNETTEQAEAQKWGQFAGFFPTLSYVYNKFYTTPPVHPTPTASLAQQISADNQLQANLDKYGPGALLIPSSSGGTSTTISPTATAGSRILLSVPINTMITSFLSFKSAKFTTEQRRLEAKHEAGRMYLELAQAYFNFLMLEENLRFAQQTLDLTLEDVQERRRLYSLGRIMRSELLSAETRLSNAEASLGDTKFQLEQIRITLFTMAGSEPTLKVAGYQANNLPDPPVDREPGEFLSKRYDVLASDKSLKASEWNKSVAMTNVYMPSIAFNNYYSFPTPGTTYNKDIVTQFQVTVPLTPFAQLENYRAADSQRKQAKLTMSQTRRTASQEIRNAFEAYKNSQRLLTIYEKAHTLAQETAQSQVASYRTGRTSRIESITARLSALTSEMTYRRMLHQHNLNRIVVGVTIGEVPRLPAEKESKED comes from the coding sequence ATGATAAGCTATCGCATACTAGATAAGAAAGTTCTTTTTTTTCTCCCTATCTGTATCTGGTTCGGTCTTCATTTCTTTGTTTCTTGCGCGTCCACGACTTCGTTAACTTCTACAGAAGTCAAACTAAAGGACGGAGTTATAGAGGATAATTTAAAACAAGTGACCGGAGTTACGACTCAGGATGTGGAAAGAGCATCGTCGCGTTACGCCGTTTCTTTGGACGATTTGTACATTCTCGCCGTAGAGAGAACGGAACGGATCGCTCTGAAAAACGAGACGACCGAGCAGGCGGAAGCTCAAAAATGGGGGCAATTCGCAGGGTTCTTTCCGACTTTATCGTACGTGTATAACAAATTTTATACGACGCCGCCCGTTCATCCGACTCCGACCGCTTCCTTAGCTCAACAAATATCGGCCGATAATCAGCTCCAAGCCAATTTGGACAAATACGGTCCGGGTGCTCTGCTTATCCCTTCCTCTTCGGGAGGAACTTCGACTACGATCTCTCCGACCGCTACTGCCGGTTCTCGTATTCTGCTGAGTGTTCCGATCAATACTATGATAACGTCGTTTTTGAGTTTCAAATCGGCAAAATTTACCACGGAGCAGAGAAGACTGGAGGCGAAACACGAGGCAGGTAGAATGTATCTGGAATTGGCCCAGGCATATTTTAATTTTCTAATGTTAGAGGAGAACTTACGCTTTGCGCAACAAACTCTCGATCTGACTTTGGAGGACGTGCAGGAAAGGCGCAGACTTTATTCCTTGGGTCGAATTATGAGATCCGAGCTACTTTCCGCCGAAACAAGGTTATCCAATGCGGAAGCTTCGCTCGGAGACACTAAATTTCAGTTGGAACAGATAAGGATTACCTTGTTTACGATGGCGGGTAGCGAACCGACTCTTAAGGTCGCCGGGTACCAGGCCAATAACCTGCCGGATCCTCCCGTGGATCGGGAGCCGGGAGAATTTCTCTCGAAAAGATACGACGTTCTCGCTTCCGATAAAAGCCTCAAGGCGAGCGAATGGAATAAATCGGTGGCGATGACGAACGTCTATATGCCTTCCATTGCATTTAACAATTATTATTCTTTTCCTACGCCGGGAACGACTTATAATAAGGACATCGTCACTCAATTCCAGGTCACCGTACCGCTCACTCCGTTTGCCCAACTCGAAAACTATCGCGCGGCGGATTCTCAGCGGAAGCAAGCAAAGCTTACCATGTCTCAGACAAGGAGAACCGCGTCTCAAGAGATCAGAAACGCGTTTGAAGCATATAAGAATTCACAGAGACTTCTTACGATCTACGAAAAAGCGCATACCCTAGCTCAGGAAACGGCACAATCGCAGGTCGCGAGTTATAGAACCGGAAGGACGAGTCGGATCGAATCGATTACCGCCAGACTTTCGGCCCTGACGTCCGAAATGACTTACCGTAGGATGTTGCACCAACATAATTTGAACCGAATCGTCGTCGGAGTTACGATCGGCGAGGTTCCCCGTCTTCCGGCGGAAAAAGAGAGTAAGGAAGATTAG